The following are from one region of the Bacillus methanolicus MGA3 genome:
- the spoVT gene encoding stage V sporulation protein T, producing the protein MKATGIVRRIDDLGRVVIPKEIRRTLRIREGDPLEIFVDRDGEVILKKYSPISELGDFAKEYAEALYDSLGNPVLICDRDAYIAVAGGSKKDYLNKNISDLVEKIMEERNSVLQNQQSSVSLVDGYEEPLSAYTIGPIIANGDPIGAVIIFSKDGSLGEVEQKSVETAASFLARQMEQ; encoded by the coding sequence ATGAAAGCAACAGGTATTGTTCGTCGAATCGATGATTTAGGTCGAGTAGTTATTCCAAAAGAAATTCGCAGAACTTTGCGTATACGTGAGGGAGATCCATTAGAGATTTTTGTGGATCGTGATGGAGAGGTAATTTTAAAGAAGTATTCTCCTATTAGTGAGTTAGGTGATTTTGCAAAAGAATATGCTGAAGCATTATATGACAGTTTAGGGAATCCTGTATTAATCTGTGATAGAGATGCTTATATTGCGGTTGCCGGCGGTTCGAAAAAGGACTACTTAAATAAAAACATTAGTGATCTTGTAGAGAAAATAATGGAAGAACGGAATTCTGTTCTTCAAAATCAACAATCATCCGTATCCCTTGTTGATGGATATGAAGAACCTCTTTCTGCTTATACGATTGGACCGATCATTGCAAATGGGGACCCAATTGGAGCAGTAATTATCTTTTCAAAGGACGGTTCTCTCGGAGAAGTTGAGCAGAAATCTGTAGAAACAGCTGCTAGCTTTCTTGCAAGACAAATGGAACAATGA
- the mfd gene encoding transcription-repair coupling factor codes for MKGIINQFNKQDDIQSVISGLDAGLKEQLIAGLSGSARTVFLASVYQQTKKPILVVTHNLLQAQKLYDDVAGMLGEKEVFLYPANELIMAEMSIASPELKAQRIETVNHWSKNQNGIVIVPVAGLRKILPPKSLWEHYQLFIKLGDEIDLEQYLQKLIKMGYVRTDMVSSPGEFSLRGGIIDIYPLTEPEPIRIELFDTQIDSIRSFSLEDQRSKEKLAEILIGPATENPLEPEHFDNIINKLEDGLAKSLNKIKDDKSKALLLQNIGYELEQLKNGQKPEQVFKYLSFAYEKAGSLLDYLPDNGLIFIDEISRVQEMNDSLEKEEAEWYTSLLSEGQIVHDIKISHQLHHLLQTTKRSILYLSLFLRHVPNTNPQNIINISCKQMQNFHGQMHVLKGEIDRWKKGHYSIVFLGPDRERVKKLQKVLEDYEIDATVTGENQELLPGKVQIIEGSLNTGFEIPIQKIAVITEEELFNKKTKRPARRQKLSNAEKIKSYSELRVGDYVVHVNHGIGKYLGIETLEINGVHKDYLHIRYQGNDKLYVPVEQIDLVQKYVGSEGKEPKIYKLGGSDWKRVKNKVKSSVQNIADDLIKLYAEREAARGYAFSPDGEMQREFEAAFPYQETEDQLRSIHEIKRDMERERPMDRLLCGDVGYGKTEVALRAAFKAIADGKQVAFLVPTTILAQQHYETMKERFQDYPIKIGLLSRFRTRKQQTETLKGLKDGTIDIVVGTHRLLSKDVVFRDLGLLIIDEEQRFGVAHKEKIKQLKTNIDVLTLTATPIPRTLHMSMLGVRDLSVIETPPENRFPVQTYVLEYNGGLVKEAIERELARGGQVYFLYNRVEDIERKAEEISMLVPDARVVYAHGKMSENELESVMLTFIEGEADVLVSTTIIETGVDIPNVNTLIVYDADKMGLSQLYQLRGRVGRSNRVAYAYFTYRKDKVLTEVAEKRLQAIKEFTELGSGFKIAMRDLSIRGAGNLLGAEQHGFIDSVGFDLYSQMLKEAIEERKGNNEQPKRTQLEIDLEVDAYIPDSYIADGHQKIEMYKRFRAISSLDDIEELQEEMIDRFGEYPDEVAYLFQIAEMKVYGQLAGVEIIKQTKNEVLILLSEEGSKDIDGQKIFQLSSKHGRVVGLGMEGKKLKMVLHIKGIDIPMWMNIAFEMIQGLHDAKKDPVEQ; via the coding sequence ATGAAAGGAATTATTAATCAATTTAATAAACAAGATGATATACAATCGGTTATTTCCGGTTTGGATGCAGGCTTAAAAGAGCAGTTGATTGCCGGATTATCCGGGTCGGCCAGAACGGTTTTTTTAGCTTCCGTCTATCAACAAACAAAAAAGCCGATTCTGGTCGTAACCCATAATCTATTACAAGCACAAAAACTATATGATGATGTGGCCGGCATGCTCGGAGAGAAAGAAGTGTTTTTATATCCTGCCAATGAACTGATTATGGCTGAAATGAGTATAGCAAGCCCTGAATTGAAAGCCCAGCGTATTGAAACGGTGAATCATTGGAGCAAAAACCAAAATGGAATTGTAATTGTTCCTGTTGCCGGACTGCGAAAAATTTTGCCGCCAAAATCTCTCTGGGAACATTATCAGCTTTTTATAAAACTTGGAGATGAAATAGATTTAGAACAATATTTGCAGAAGCTCATTAAAATGGGTTATGTGCGTACGGACATGGTTTCATCTCCGGGAGAATTCAGCCTGAGAGGCGGTATTATCGATATTTATCCATTAACGGAGCCTGAGCCGATCCGGATTGAATTATTTGATACACAAATCGATTCCATTCGCTCTTTTTCACTGGAAGATCAGCGCTCCAAAGAAAAACTAGCAGAAATTTTAATTGGCCCTGCAACTGAGAATCCACTGGAACCGGAGCATTTTGATAATATTATTAACAAACTTGAAGACGGATTAGCAAAAAGCTTGAACAAAATAAAAGACGATAAATCAAAAGCATTGCTTTTACAAAATATCGGTTACGAGCTTGAACAGTTAAAAAATGGGCAAAAACCGGAGCAAGTATTTAAATATCTATCATTTGCCTATGAAAAAGCCGGTAGTTTACTAGACTATTTACCTGACAACGGACTAATTTTTATTGATGAGATAAGCAGAGTACAAGAGATGAACGATTCTTTAGAAAAAGAAGAGGCTGAATGGTATACAAGTTTATTAAGTGAAGGGCAAATTGTTCATGATATAAAAATTTCACACCAGCTCCATCATTTACTTCAAACAACGAAACGGTCGATTCTTTATTTGTCTTTATTCCTTAGGCACGTTCCAAATACAAATCCGCAAAATATAATTAATATTTCATGCAAACAAATGCAAAATTTCCATGGACAAATGCATGTGTTGAAGGGTGAAATTGATCGCTGGAAAAAAGGCCATTATTCAATTGTTTTTCTAGGGCCTGATAGAGAACGAGTAAAAAAACTTCAAAAAGTACTTGAGGATTATGAAATTGATGCAACCGTTACAGGCGAGAACCAGGAATTATTGCCGGGAAAAGTTCAAATTATTGAGGGAAGCCTGAATACAGGATTTGAAATTCCGATTCAAAAAATCGCAGTCATTACCGAGGAAGAACTATTTAATAAAAAAACAAAGAGACCGGCGCGCCGCCAGAAACTTTCAAACGCAGAAAAGATCAAAAGCTATTCCGAATTGCGAGTCGGGGATTATGTTGTCCATGTTAACCATGGAATTGGGAAATATTTAGGTATTGAAACACTTGAGATTAACGGTGTGCACAAAGACTATCTCCATATCCGCTATCAAGGGAACGATAAGCTTTATGTTCCTGTTGAACAAATTGATCTTGTGCAAAAATATGTTGGCTCAGAGGGAAAAGAGCCAAAAATTTATAAACTTGGCGGCAGTGATTGGAAAAGGGTAAAAAACAAAGTCAAATCATCCGTACAAAACATTGCGGATGATTTGATTAAGCTTTATGCAGAACGGGAAGCGGCCAGAGGATATGCTTTTTCCCCGGATGGAGAGATGCAAAGAGAATTTGAGGCTGCCTTTCCTTATCAAGAAACGGAAGATCAGCTTCGTTCTATACATGAAATTAAAAGAGATATGGAGCGGGAACGTCCGATGGATCGGCTGTTGTGCGGAGATGTTGGTTACGGAAAAACAGAGGTTGCCCTCCGCGCTGCCTTCAAAGCGATTGCAGACGGCAAGCAAGTTGCGTTTCTTGTTCCGACGACAATCCTTGCCCAGCAGCATTATGAAACAATGAAGGAAAGATTTCAGGATTATCCAATAAAGATTGGGTTATTAAGCCGTTTCCGGACAAGAAAACAACAGACCGAGACATTAAAAGGACTAAAAGATGGAACGATTGATATCGTAGTTGGGACTCACCGTCTTCTTTCGAAAGATGTGGTTTTCCGGGATTTAGGTTTATTGATTATCGACGAAGAACAGCGATTTGGGGTTGCCCACAAAGAAAAAATCAAGCAACTGAAAACAAATATCGATGTATTAACGTTAACGGCAACACCAATTCCAAGAACTCTTCATATGTCGATGCTAGGGGTGAGGGACCTGTCGGTTATTGAGACGCCGCCTGAAAATCGTTTCCCTGTCCAAACATATGTATTGGAATATAATGGCGGTCTTGTCAAAGAAGCGATTGAAAGAGAGCTTGCAAGAGGAGGACAAGTTTATTTCTTATATAACCGGGTTGAAGACATTGAGAGGAAAGCGGAAGAAATTTCGATGCTTGTTCCTGATGCAAGGGTTGTATATGCCCATGGGAAGATGTCGGAAAATGAACTAGAATCTGTGATGCTCACTTTCATTGAAGGGGAAGCCGATGTTCTTGTCAGCACAACAATTATTGAAACCGGGGTAGACATCCCGAATGTTAATACTCTGATAGTCTATGATGCTGATAAAATGGGTCTTTCTCAACTTTATCAATTGCGGGGCCGGGTAGGAAGGTCCAACCGTGTTGCGTATGCGTATTTTACCTATCGGAAAGATAAGGTGTTGACAGAAGTGGCAGAAAAACGTTTGCAGGCCATTAAAGAATTTACCGAACTAGGATCAGGATTTAAAATCGCGATGCGTGATTTATCAATCCGGGGAGCAGGCAATTTGCTTGGGGCAGAGCAACATGGATTTATCGACTCTGTTGGATTTGACCTGTATTCACAAATGCTGAAAGAAGCAATTGAGGAACGAAAAGGTAACAATGAACAGCCAAAGAGAACCCAGCTTGAGATTGATTTAGAGGTTGATGCTTATATCCCTGATTCGTATATCGCGGACGGTCACCAAAAAATAGAAATGTACAAACGATTCCGGGCTATTAGTTCCCTTGATGATATAGAAGAACTTCAGGAAGAAATGATCGACAGATTTGGAGAATATCCTGATGAGGTTGCATATTTGTTCCAAATTGCTGAGATGAAGGTTTACGGCCAGCTTGCCGGAGTAGAAATAATAAAACAGACGAAAAACGAAGTGCTGATTTTATTGTCGGAAGAAGGAAGTAAGGATATAGACGGCCAGAAAATTTTCCAACTAAGCAGCAAACATGGCAGAGTTGTCGGCTTAGGCATGGAAGGGAAAAAGCTGAAAATGGTTCTTCATATTAAAGGGATTGATATTCCAATGTGGATGAATATTGCATTTGAGATGATTCAGGGTTTGCATGATGCGAAAAAAGACCCGGTTGAACAATAG
- the glmU gene encoding bifunctional UDP-N-acetylglucosamine diphosphorylase/glucosamine-1-phosphate N-acetyltransferase GlmU, which produces MSTRYAIILAAGKGTRMKSKLYKVLHPVCGKPMVQHVVDQVSKLNINEIVTIIGHGAEKVKEQLGGQSKYALQQEQLGTAHAVMQAKEMLAGKEGVTIVVCGDTPLIKAETMEALFRHHEETNAKATILTAKLEDPTGYGRIIRNGEGFVEKIVEHKDATEDERTVKEINTGTYCFDNIALFQALQHVSNDNVQGEYYLPDVIEILKKQGETVSAYQTEDFEETLGVNDRVALAEAERIMRKRINEFHMRNGVTIIDPGHTYIGPDVEIGQDTIIYPGSVLSGKTVIGSDCQIGPNSEIRDCQVGMNTVIRQSVAHNSMIGSSVNIGPFAHIRPESNIHDEVRIGNFVEIKKSDFGKGSKASHLSYIGDAEVGSGVNIGCGSITVNYDGKNKYLTKIEDEVFIGCNSNLVAPVTIGRGAYVAAGSTITEDVPAEALSIARARQVNKENYVEKLNLKK; this is translated from the coding sequence ATGTCGACTCGTTATGCCATCATTTTAGCCGCGGGCAAGGGGACAAGAATGAAGTCAAAGCTTTATAAAGTACTTCATCCTGTATGCGGCAAACCAATGGTTCAACATGTTGTTGATCAAGTTTCTAAGCTTAACATAAATGAAATCGTGACGATTATTGGACATGGAGCAGAAAAAGTGAAAGAACAGCTTGGCGGCCAGAGTAAATATGCCCTTCAGCAAGAACAGCTAGGCACTGCCCATGCAGTTATGCAAGCAAAAGAGATGCTTGCAGGAAAAGAAGGAGTGACCATTGTTGTTTGCGGCGATACACCTCTGATCAAGGCTGAAACAATGGAAGCGCTTTTTCGGCATCATGAAGAGACAAATGCGAAAGCAACGATTTTAACGGCGAAGCTTGAAGATCCAACCGGATATGGAAGAATTATTCGCAATGGCGAAGGTTTTGTCGAAAAGATCGTTGAACATAAGGATGCAACAGAGGATGAACGTACGGTAAAAGAGATCAATACTGGAACATACTGTTTCGATAATATCGCCCTATTTCAAGCATTGCAGCATGTTTCAAATGACAATGTCCAGGGAGAGTACTATCTGCCAGATGTGATTGAAATTCTGAAAAAACAAGGAGAGACAGTAAGTGCTTATCAAACAGAAGATTTTGAAGAAACATTAGGCGTAAATGATCGTGTTGCACTTGCTGAAGCAGAGCGGATCATGCGAAAAAGAATTAATGAATTTCATATGCGAAATGGCGTTACGATCATCGATCCTGGTCATACGTACATTGGTCCTGATGTTGAAATCGGTCAAGATACCATTATTTATCCAGGTTCTGTATTAAGTGGAAAAACTGTTATTGGTTCTGACTGCCAAATCGGCCCAAATAGTGAAATTAGAGATTGTCAGGTCGGAATGAACACGGTTATCCGACAATCTGTAGCTCATAATAGCATGATTGGCTCCTCTGTAAACATCGGGCCATTTGCTCACATTCGTCCGGAATCGAATATACATGATGAAGTAAGGATTGGAAACTTTGTCGAAATTAAAAAATCTGATTTCGGAAAAGGAAGCAAAGCTTCACATCTCAGCTATATCGGAGATGCAGAGGTTGGCAGCGGTGTTAACATCGGATGCGGATCTATAACTGTAAACTACGACGGGAAAAATAAATACTTAACGAAAATCGAAGACGAAGTGTTTATCGGCTGTAATTCCAATCTGGTTGCACCGGTAACAATTGGCCGGGGTGCATATGTTGCTGCAGGTTCTACAATTACCGAAGATGTACCGGCAGAAGCATTGTCGATCGCACGTGCCCGCCAAGTCAATAAAGAAAATTACGTTGAAAAATTAAATCTTAAGAAATAA
- a CDS encoding ribose-phosphate diphosphokinase — protein sequence MPNQYLDLNLKVFALNSNTALAEEIARVIGVELGKCSVTRFSDGEIQINIEESIRGCDVFVIQSTSLPVNEHLMELLIMIDALKRASAKTINIVMPYYGYARQDRKARAREPITAKLVANLLETAGASRVITLDLHAPQIQGFFDIPIDHLMGVPILAEYFKNKDFDGDIVIVSPDHGGVTRARRLAERLKAPIAIIDKRRPKPNVAEIMNIVGNIEGKVVILIDDIIDTAGTITLAANALVDNGASEVFACCTHPVLSGPAIERIENSKIKELVVTNSIALPEEKRSEKIVQLSVAPLIGEAIIRVHEEQSVSTLFD from the coding sequence ATGCCCAACCAATATCTAGACCTGAATTTAAAAGTTTTTGCTTTGAATTCCAACACTGCATTAGCCGAAGAAATAGCAAGAGTGATCGGTGTAGAGCTTGGAAAATGTTCAGTTACCCGTTTCAGTGACGGAGAAATTCAAATTAATATAGAAGAAAGTATTCGCGGCTGTGATGTTTTCGTTATTCAATCTACTAGCCTGCCTGTCAATGAACACTTGATGGAATTATTAATTATGATTGATGCATTAAAACGAGCATCTGCTAAAACAATTAATATTGTAATGCCATATTACGGATATGCTCGTCAGGATCGCAAAGCTCGTGCTCGTGAACCGATTACTGCGAAACTGGTTGCCAACCTTCTGGAAACAGCTGGTGCTAGCCGTGTCATTACACTTGACTTACATGCACCACAAATTCAGGGGTTCTTCGATATTCCGATCGATCATCTTATGGGTGTTCCAATTTTAGCAGAATACTTTAAGAACAAAGATTTCGATGGAGATATTGTGATTGTTTCTCCAGACCATGGCGGAGTAACAAGAGCTCGGAGATTGGCAGAGCGCTTGAAAGCTCCGATTGCTATCATTGATAAACGGCGTCCAAAGCCAAATGTAGCTGAGATTATGAATATCGTAGGGAACATTGAAGGTAAAGTGGTAATCTTAATAGATGACATTATTGATACTGCAGGAACGATTACTTTAGCGGCTAATGCTTTAGTAGATAATGGAGCGTCAGAAGTATTTGCCTGCTGTACACATCCTGTATTATCGGGACCTGCCATTGAGCGCATTGAAAACTCAAAAATTAAAGAATTGGTTGTGACAAATTCTATTGCCCTGCCAGAAGAAAAGAGAAGTGAAAAAATTGTTCAGCTTTCAGTTGCTCCACTGATCGGGGAAGCGATTATCCGTGTTCATGAAGAGCAGTCTGTCAGCACACTTTTTGATTAA
- the pth gene encoding aminoacyl-tRNA hydrolase, with translation MRLIVGLGNPGKLYDKTRHNIGFEVIDRLSESLKIPLDQAKLKGIYGMGFVNGEKLILLKPLTYMNLSGESIRAVMDYYDIALEDLLVIYDDLDLPVGKIRLRQKGSAGGHNGMKSTIAHLGSQEFNRIRVGIDRPPAGMSVVDYVLDRFREDEQEIMDDVIKKCAEACEAWLQKPFIQVMNEYNQ, from the coding sequence ATGAGGTTAATCGTCGGACTTGGCAATCCGGGAAAACTATATGATAAAACAAGGCATAATATTGGATTTGAAGTTATTGATAGACTGTCTGAATCACTAAAAATTCCGTTAGATCAGGCAAAGCTAAAAGGAATTTATGGAATGGGCTTTGTGAACGGAGAAAAGCTGATTTTATTAAAACCGCTTACATACATGAATTTATCTGGTGAATCCATTCGAGCCGTTATGGACTATTATGATATTGCTCTTGAAGATTTGCTGGTTATTTATGATGATCTCGATTTGCCTGTAGGGAAAATCAGGCTACGGCAAAAAGGGAGTGCAGGCGGCCATAATGGAATGAAGTCGACGATTGCCCATTTAGGTTCTCAAGAATTTAACCGAATTCGCGTTGGAATTGACAGGCCGCCTGCTGGAATGAGTGTCGTTGATTATGTTTTGGACCGGTTTCGAGAGGATGAACAGGAAATTATGGATGATGTAATAAAGAAATGTGCTGAAGCATGTGAAGCTTGGCTGCAAAAGCCTTTTATCCAGGTAATGAATGAATATAATCAATAA
- the spoVG gene encoding septation regulator SpoVG — protein sequence MEVTDVRLRRVNTDGRMRAIASITLDNEFVVHDIRVIDGNNGLFVAMPSKRTPDGEFRDIAHPINSGTRGKIQEAVLAEYHRLGELEVEFEEAGAS from the coding sequence ATGGAAGTAACTGACGTTAGATTACGCCGCGTTAACACGGATGGAAGAATGAGAGCAATTGCTTCAATCACTCTCGACAACGAATTTGTTGTCCATGACATTCGCGTTATTGATGGAAATAATGGATTATTTGTTGCCATGCCGAGCAAACGCACTCCGGATGGGGAGTTTCGCGATATTGCTCACCCTATTAATTCAGGAACACGCGGCAAAATCCAAGAAGCTGTTTTGGCTGAGTACCACCGTTTAGGTGAATTAGAAGTAGAATTTGAAGAAGCCGGAGCTTCCTAA
- the purR gene encoding pur operon repressor gives MKFRRSERLVDMTNYLLEHPRQLVPLTFFAERYSSAKSSISEDLAIIKETFEQRGIGTLQTVPGAAGGVKFFVKVKEEEVRPFIAHLCDLIRNPERLLPGGYLYMTDIISDPQIVNKVGRMFASAFSNTEIDVVMTVATKGIPLAYAVASQLNVPVVIVRRDSKVTEGSTVSINYVSGSAKRIQTMVLSKRSLAEGSKVLIVDDFMKAGGTVNGMISLLEEFNAQVAGIAVLVESENIEERLVDEYLSLVRLSDVDVKEKKIKVSEGNFFSMNIGNR, from the coding sequence ATGAAATTTCGTCGAAGCGAACGTTTGGTCGATATGACGAATTATTTATTGGAGCATCCTCGTCAATTGGTTCCGTTAACATTTTTTGCTGAAAGGTATAGTTCTGCTAAATCGTCTATTAGTGAAGATTTGGCAATTATTAAAGAAACCTTTGAACAAAGGGGAATTGGTACGCTGCAAACGGTGCCTGGTGCGGCAGGCGGGGTTAAATTTTTTGTAAAAGTGAAAGAAGAAGAAGTAAGACCGTTTATTGCGCATCTTTGTGATTTAATCAGAAATCCGGAAAGACTGCTTCCCGGAGGCTATCTATATATGACTGACATAATCAGCGACCCGCAAATTGTGAACAAAGTAGGGAGAATGTTTGCTTCTGCTTTTTCCAATACCGAAATCGATGTCGTTATGACGGTTGCTACGAAAGGAATACCGCTTGCTTATGCTGTTGCCAGCCAGCTAAATGTTCCTGTTGTGATTGTCAGAAGAGATAGCAAAGTGACGGAAGGATCGACGGTAAGCATCAATTATGTGTCTGGATCGGCAAAAAGAATTCAGACGATGGTTCTTTCAAAAAGAAGCCTGGCAGAAGGATCCAAAGTACTAATCGTGGATGACTTTATGAAGGCTGGCGGAACGGTTAATGGGATGATCAGCCTGCTAGAAGAATTTAATGCTCAAGTAGCCGGAATAGCAGTGTTAGTTGAATCTGAAAATATTGAAGAGCGTTTAGTGGATGAATATCTGTCACTTGTCCGCCTTTCTGACGTTGATGTGAAAGAGAAAAAAATAAAAGTGAGTGAAGGCAATTTCTTTTCAATGAATATTGGAAATCGTTAG
- a CDS encoding anti-sigma-F factor Fin family protein, protein MTIHYHCRHCGVEIGRLEKMSVHAESLGLHKLTGEERQDMISYDNSGNIHIKSICEDCQEVLERNPDYHQYDFLLH, encoded by the coding sequence TTGACCATACATTATCATTGCCGCCATTGCGGAGTAGAAATTGGAAGGTTAGAAAAAATGTCTGTTCACGCGGAATCACTTGGTTTGCATAAGTTAACAGGTGAAGAACGGCAAGACATGATATCATATGATAATTCAGGCAATATCCACATAAAATCTATTTGCGAAGACTGCCAGGAAGTTTTGGAGAGAAATCCTGACTATCACCAATATGATTTCTTGCTTCATTAA
- the ridA gene encoding 2-iminobutanoate/2-iminopropanoate deaminase, whose protein sequence is MKAVQTSNAPAAIGPYSQGIVVNNLFFSSGQIPLTAEGVMVEGDIKAQTHQVFKNLQAVLKEAGASLETVVKATVFIKNMDDFAAVNEVYGQYFSTHKPARSTVEVARLPKDALVEIEVIALVK, encoded by the coding sequence GTGAAAGCGGTTCAAACAAGCAATGCTCCGGCTGCAATCGGCCCTTATTCCCAGGGGATTGTCGTCAATAACTTATTTTTCAGTTCAGGGCAAATCCCGCTGACTGCTGAAGGAGTTATGGTCGAGGGAGACATTAAAGCACAAACACATCAAGTATTTAAAAATTTACAGGCTGTTCTTAAAGAAGCTGGGGCTTCGTTGGAGACAGTTGTGAAAGCAACGGTTTTTATAAAAAATATGGATGATTTTGCAGCAGTAAATGAGGTTTATGGCCAATATTTCTCTACTCATAAACCGGCGCGCTCAACCGTTGAGGTAGCACGTTTGCCAAAAGATGCTTTAGTCGAAATCGAAGTAATTGCCCTCGTAAAATAG
- a CDS encoding 50S ribosomal protein L25/general stress protein Ctc yields MSAVLQAKERTEFRSSILRKLREQGNIPAVIYGSGVESKPIYVSAKDLIKTIRKVGRNGIISLDINGDQHQVILREYQEDPLKKELIHADFRAVDMSSEIDADVRIDLVGEAAGVKDGGVLQQPLHSLSITAKPGDIPNSIEVDVTNLQVGEALTIADIKADKPYQINHDEEEVICSILPPKQEEEISSGEKQDGGIPENEEGRETPASEE; encoded by the coding sequence ATGAGTGCTGTTTTACAAGCAAAAGAACGGACGGAGTTTCGCAGCTCCATTTTAAGGAAATTGCGCGAACAAGGAAATATTCCGGCAGTTATCTATGGCAGCGGAGTGGAAAGCAAGCCAATTTATGTGAGTGCGAAAGACTTAATAAAAACCATCCGTAAAGTTGGAAGAAATGGGATTATTTCCTTGGATATTAATGGGGATCAGCATCAAGTCATACTAAGGGAATACCAGGAAGATCCTTTGAAAAAGGAATTGATCCATGCTGATTTCCGTGCTGTGGATATGTCATCAGAAATAGACGCGGATGTACGAATCGATCTCGTTGGTGAAGCAGCCGGTGTGAAAGACGGAGGAGTCTTGCAACAACCGCTGCATAGTTTATCCATCACGGCAAAACCTGGTGATATTCCAAATTCTATTGAAGTGGATGTAACAAATCTTCAAGTTGGGGAAGCCTTGACAATTGCAGATATCAAAGCGGATAAACCATACCAAATAAACCATGATGAAGAAGAAGTTATTTGTTCCATATTGCCACCTAAGCAAGAGGAAGAAATAAGCTCAGGTGAAAAACAAGATGGAGGTATTCCTGAGAACGAAGAAGGAAGAGAAACACCTGCTAGTGAAGAATAG